Proteins encoded together in one Sulfurihydrogenibium sp. window:
- a CDS encoding DUF2723 domain-containing protein, with protein MIIKIKPIYPVLFIFSIIYVASTFPVFSTGDGGGLALASHLLGIAHPPGYPFYAQINKIFSFIPVGNIGSRIALSSVFFAVLSLYLVYLITKKIISKTSSEIDNIEIFSTIPATFLGIAYSFYYNAVVIKFYPLTLFLVLLLVLIGLEVSFNRNLDKRLVLTASFLLGIGSSIHHTSLMMTIPLFILGVFYFKNFIRLIIPSAFLFFLGFLVNAYLYIRSQKDCFAVMGKAENLYNFYFLIARKAYGSGSSIDLASQSVSNFQGFINAFKNLIYLLSINFSAVFFLFLILGFIYLFKKDRQVFIFLLITFLVYTLLVGKLTFTEDIFSGKISDVAQALNVVGNQYFLPAMALFSIISGIGIYNSFLFIKSQKMEFVYKVVPVILMIFPFVFIIGRFSQTNNINNWVPYYFGKDFLSISPVASIAAVRGDPEIFGTLYLKLLGKYRDDVCILTNHTAGVAQWLNEGCKPKQIYKNLLPEFFEGNLGKVMEKKLYTFNVIPDITHPLYDFVKVKPYLYTFFWLLKEDNTPDVWFDKINIDKYKFISPEVCLFHNTDDDYTIRICNYIANGLIVAASSVKPFLLVNPVEVKFYGEGGGSITANVYINEETSEYIKVQSIIRKINDEKEIYLVPDKFRNKNER; from the coding sequence ATGATAATAAAAATAAAACCCATATATCCGGTTCTTTTTATTTTTTCTATCATATACGTAGCATCAACCTTTCCAGTATTTTCTACCGGAGATGGAGGAGGATTAGCTTTAGCATCCCACTTACTTGGAATAGCACATCCACCGGGCTATCCATTTTACGCACAGATTAATAAAATATTTTCCTTCATTCCGGTAGGTAATATTGGCTCAAGGATTGCTTTATCTTCCGTATTTTTTGCTGTATTATCGTTATACTTAGTTTATCTTATTACAAAAAAGATAATCTCAAAAACATCTTCAGAAATAGATAATATAGAAATTTTTTCTACCATTCCGGCTACTTTTCTCGGGATAGCTTACAGCTTTTATTATAATGCAGTTGTCATAAAATTTTATCCACTTACGTTGTTTTTAGTGCTTCTTTTAGTTTTAATTGGCTTAGAAGTTTCTTTTAATAGAAATTTAGACAAAAGGTTAGTTCTAACTGCATCGTTTTTGCTCGGCATCGGCTCATCTATACATCACACTTCATTGATGATGACAATACCATTATTTATCTTAGGAGTTTTTTACTTTAAAAACTTCATCAGATTAATCATCCCTTCAGCATTCTTGTTTTTCTTGGGGTTTCTTGTAAATGCTTATCTTTATATAAGAAGTCAAAAAGACTGCTTTGCTGTAATGGGTAAGGCTGAAAATCTGTACAACTTTTATTTTTTGATCGCAAGAAAGGCTTATGGTTCTGGTTCATCTATTGATTTAGCATCGCAGAGTGTAAGCAACTTTCAAGGATTTATAAATGCTTTTAAAAATCTAATCTATCTTCTTTCTATAAACTTTTCAGCCGTCTTTTTTCTGTTTTTAATATTAGGGTTTATCTATCTGTTCAAAAAAGACAGACAAGTATTTATATTTCTACTAATCACATTTTTAGTTTATACCCTTCTTGTAGGCAAATTAACATTTACAGAAGATATATTTAGTGGCAAGATTTCTGACGTTGCTCAAGCTTTAAACGTTGTAGGTAATCAGTACTTTTTACCGGCAATGGCTTTATTTTCTATCATTTCTGGAATAGGAATTTATAACAGCTTTTTATTTATTAAATCTCAAAAAATGGAATTTGTTTATAAAGTTGTTCCGGTTATTTTGATGATTTTTCCTTTTGTGTTTATAATCGGCAGATTTTCTCAGACAAATAACATAAACAACTGGGTTCCTTACTACTTTGGAAAGGATTTTTTAAGCATCTCTCCTGTTGCATCGATTGCAGCGGTAAGAGGAGACCCGGAAATTTTCGGTACGTTGTATTTAAAGCTTCTTGGAAAGTATCGGGATGATGTTTGTATCTTAACAAATCATACAGCAGGCGTAGCACAGTGGCTTAATGAAGGCTGTAAGCCAAAGCAGATTTATAAAAACTTACTCCCTGAATTTTTTGAAGGAAATTTAGGAAAAGTTATGGAGAAAAAACTTTATACATTTAACGTTATTCCGGATATTACACATCCACTTTACGATTTTGTAAAAGTAAAACCTTATTTATACACATTCTTTTGGCTTTTAAAAGAAGACAACACACCGGATGTATGGTTTGACAAAATAAACATAGATAAGTATAAATTTATCTCTCCGGAAGTATGCTTATTTCACAATACAGATGACGATTACACAATCAGAATTTGTAATTATATAGCCAATGGTTTAATAGTTGCTGCAAGTTCTGTAAAGCCGTTTTTATTAGTCAATCCTGTTGAAGTTAAATTCTACGGAGAAGGTGGTGGGTCTATAACCGCAAACGTTTACATAAACGAAGAAACATCAGAATATATAAAAGTTCAGAGTATAATTAGAAAAATCAATGACGAAAAAGAAATCTATTTGGTTCCGGATAAATTTAGAAATAAAAATGAAAGGTAA
- a CDS encoding prepilin-type N-terminal cleavage/methylation domain-containing protein — MEKLFKSVSQALSLTRRLEGERKGEKGFTLIELLVVVAIIAILAAIAIPQFAKYRKQAAAASLQADARNCVTDAVSQITSAQMAGGSVASSGTYSNTSPNTQSCTWKYNAVSSSTDCTCDGKNVLQGVQCWAVSSNNGTQVQCSGL; from the coding sequence ATGGAAAAACTTTTCAAGTCAGTGTCACAGGCTCTATCTCTCACAAGAAGATTAGAAGGTGAGAGAAAGGGTGAAAAAGGTTTTACACTCATCGAGCTTCTCGTTGTAGTAGCGATCATTGCAATCTTAGCAGCAATTGCTATTCCGCAGTTTGCTAAGTACAGAAAACAAGCTGCAGCCGCATCGTTACAAGCTGACGCAAGAAACTGTGTAACAGATGCTGTATCTCAAATCACAAGCGCACAAATGGCAGGTGGAAGTGTAGCTTCATCAGGTACTTACTCAAACACTTCTCCAAATACTCAAAGTTGTACTTGGAAATATAATGCAGTGTCCTCTTCCACAGATTGTACTTGTGATGGTAAAAACGTTTTACAAGGTGTTCAATGCTGGGCGGTATCATCAAACAACGGAACACAAGTTCAATGTTCTGGATTATAA
- a CDS encoding prepilin-type N-terminal cleavage/methylation domain-containing protein — protein MKQKGFTLMELLIVIVIIAILAGLAIPMYNKYKTQAIKTALMSDIRNCISEIAISRQTGQNTSLNDIVNNCPRSKFTKEIILQSENPIKLQAVSNELDFKCEYDENNGRIACDSVF, from the coding sequence ATGAAACAAAAAGGATTTACATTAATGGAGCTTTTAATTGTTATAGTCATCATAGCTATATTAGCAGGTCTTGCTATTCCAATGTATAACAAATATAAAACTCAGGCAATAAAAACAGCTTTAATGTCTGATATTAGAAACTGCATTTCTGAGATTGCTATATCAAGGCAAACAGGGCAAAATACAAGCTTAAACGATATTGTTAACAACTGTCCGAGATCTAAATTTACAAAGGAGATAATACTCCAAAGTGAAAATCCTATAAAATTACAAGCTGTTTCCAATGAATTGGATTTTAAATGTGAGTATGATGAGAATAATGGAAGGATTGCTTGCGATTCTGTTTTTTAA
- a CDS encoding GspH/FimT family pseudopilin: protein MGNRKFFHLSNSLRATSRGFTLVEMLIVLLIATLILAIAINNFPKQRRIYTYQQYISELETAVRMAKLKAVERSVNVSVCPDLNNNSIVVYDNGLDRSALCNSNSNSNNSARNIIYTINIDNSIATVGSNSVGFSFDPRGLGIIGGNICIQSADGSMYYKISVQSLSGRINIEKGSGGCR, encoded by the coding sequence ATGGGAAATAGAAAGTTTTTTCATTTATCCAATTCTTTACGTGCTACATCAAGAGGTTTTACGCTTGTAGAAATGTTAATAGTCCTGCTAATAGCAACTCTCATTCTTGCCATTGCTATAAACAATTTTCCAAAGCAGAGGAGAATTTACACATATCAGCAGTATATATCTGAATTAGAGACAGCTGTTAGAATGGCAAAGTTAAAAGCAGTAGAAAGAAGCGTCAATGTCTCTGTTTGCCCTGATCTTAATAATAATTCAATTGTAGTTTATGATAATGGGTTAGATAGGTCTGCTCTTTGTAATTCTAATTCTAATAGTAATAATAGTGCTAGAAACATAATTTATACGATTAACATTGATAACTCTATTGCTACTGTAGGAAGTAACAGTGTTGGCTTTTCTTTTGACCCAAGAGGACTTGGGATTATTGGAGGAAACATTTGCATTCAATCAGCTGATGGAAGCATGTATTATAAAATTTCAGTTCAATCTTTAAGCGGTAGGATAAATATCGAAAAAGGAAGCGGAGGATGTAGATAA
- a CDS encoding prepilin-type N-terminal cleavage/methylation domain-containing protein, with product MNLNNKGFTLIEGLIAAALTVIIVVGVMTTITLFGLNNQRTFIQNCLVDANNYAVGLCKAHVLDNTVDISNINSYQCGGLNIVNQINPPGCTVAPNTCQDITFTSSFSIFRFSQTVRICN from the coding sequence ATGAATTTAAACAATAAAGGATTTACATTAATAGAGGGCTTGATTGCTGCAGCTTTAACGGTAATTATCGTTGTTGGAGTTATGACAACCATTACTCTGTTTGGTTTAAATAATCAAAGAACTTTTATCCAAAACTGTTTAGTTGATGCTAATAATTATGCAGTTGGACTATGTAAAGCTCATGTGTTGGATAATACGGTGGATATCTCTAATATAAATAGCTATCAATGTGGTGGTTTAAACATAGTTAACCAGATTAACCCTCCCGGATGCACTGTAGCTCCAAATACTTGCCAAGATATTACATTTACGTCCTCTTTTAGTATTTTTAGATTTTCACAAACTGTAAGAATATGTAATTAA